A section of the Styela clava chromosome 9, kaStyClav1.hap1.2, whole genome shotgun sequence genome encodes:
- the LOC120339802 gene encoding uncharacterized protein LOC120339802 — translation MKKNKQSELHECGVCGKSFRWISQLRNHQNTHTEERPHKCEICGKGFTLNGNLRRHLRLHFPDEQSKLQECDICGKRFRWISQLRNHQATHTGERLHKCEICDKAFTHISYLKRHLKLHFPDSNSKQQKCELCKKVLVHAQNMTIHMRQHTGENPYKCEKCGKGFCHNSKLRKHIIRHMKLFVCEICGWSFDCKSHLSDHILTHTKEKQFECTRCNKYFARKSNFRLHMRRHTDEYQFKCEICGVIKVQQCELNLHMRTHTGEKPYICKLCGKSFMTSGNLNTHLQTAHFNKKPFACEVCGNKFTRQSSLNTHLQTAHLNKKPFACEVCGNKFTRQGSLNTHLQTAHSNAKPYECEICGKRFVVQAYVNAHMKRTHSKCKSLLNTDKVATDHVYSESTIIPYEFDQNEKIMQHLN, via the coding sequence atgaaaaagaatAAACAAAGTGAGTTGCACGAATGCGGTGTTTGTGGTAAAAGTTTTCGTTGGATTAGTCAACTCAGAAACCATCAAAACACACACACTGAAGAACGACCACATAAGTGTGAAATATGTGGCAAGGGATTTACACTGAATGGTAACTTGAGACGTCATTTGCGATTGCACTTTCCTGATGAGCAGAGTAAGTTGCAAGAATGCGATATTTGTGGTAAGCGTTTTCGTTGGATTAGTCAACTTAGAAACCATCAAGCGACACACACTGGAGAACGACTACATAAGTGTGAAATTTGTGACAAGGCATTTACTCATATAAGTTACTTGAAACGCCATCTAAAATTGCACTTTCCTGACAGCAACAGCAAGCAACAGAAATGCGAACTTTGCAAGAAAGTTCTCGTCCATGCGCAAAATATGACTATCCACATGAGACAACATACAGGAGAAAACccatataaatgtgaaaaatgtgGAAAGGGCTTTTGTCACAATAGTAAACTGAGAAAACATATAATTCGACATATGAAGCTATTTGTGTGTGAAATTTGTGGGTGGTCCTTCGACTGTAAGTCACACCTTTCTGACCATATTCTCACTCATACAAAAGAGAAACAATTTGAGTGCACCCgttgtaataaatattttgcacGCAAAAGTAATTTTAGGTTGCATATGAGACGACATACTGATGAATATCAATTCAAATGTGAAATATGTGGCGTCATCAAGGTGCAACAATGCGAACTGAATTTACATATGCGTACACATACAGGTGAAAAACCgtatatttgtaaattatgTGGGAAATCGTTTATGACATCAGGTAATCTGAATACCCATTTGCAGACTGCGCACTTCAACAAAAAGCCTTTTGCTTGCGAGGTATGTGGAAATAAATTTACTCGACAAAGTAGTCTGAATACCCATTTGCAGACTGCTCACTTAAACAAAAAGCCTTTTGCATGCGAGGTATGTGGAAATAAATTTACTCGACAAGGTAGTCTGAATACTCATTTGCAAACAGCACATTCCAACGCAAAGCCTTATGAATGTGAGATATGTGGAAAGAGATTTGTCGTACAAGCATATGTCAACGCCCACATGAAGCGTACCCATTCGAAATGCAAAAGTCTCTTAAATACAGACAAAGTTGCAACTGATCACGTTTATTCAGAAAGCACCATTATTCCCTACGAGTTCGATCAAAACGAGAAGATAATGCAGCATCTTAACTAA
- the LOC120333256 gene encoding uncharacterized protein LOC120333256, whose product MTSQIVTLGLFLSLCIVAGGTGRQRICFELENVDAENQYNENRGEVQTIPGKKGPKGDSGPSGPKGSQGEVDYDKLETLINQKVNEALVQQGAELNETINELLERIAKLEDQLALPHGLTEQDIVRYNGRIFVPIATEKVQKASAVAKCQQINGKLANIYSQDHMDTVMRYIRKNKMNGRRGFWLGMTYDPINQVLRFRNGTMISNSDLKWYDAHPLNGQRYYSTYTNMYVMIAADLESTGQYLFNQKEQSRYVLCEI is encoded by the exons ATGACATCACAAATAGTAACATTGGGGTTATTTCTCTCACTTTGCATCGTCGCGGGTGGGACTGGACGACAGAGGATTTGTTTCGAGCTCGAAAATGTGGATGCGGAAAATCAATATAATGAAAATAG AGGTGAAGTACAGACCATTCCGGGCAAAAAAGGCCCCAAGGGAGATTCAGGCCCATCTGGACCTAAAGGATCACAAGGGGAAGTTGATTATGATAAACTGGAAACCCTGATTAATCAAAAAGTCAATGAAG CTTTGGTACAACAAGGAGCAGAGTTGAACGAAACAATAAATGAATTGCTTGAACGAATAGCAAAATTAGAAGATCAATTGGCGCTCCCACATGGACTTACTGAACAAG ATATTGTGCGCTATAATGGAAGGATATTCGTACCGATAGCAACTGAGAAGGTTCAAAAAGCATCAGCAGTCGCCAAATGCCAACAAATAAATGGAAAATTGGCAAATATATACAGCCAAGATCATATGGACACAGTCATGAGATACATAcgtaaaaacaaaatgaatggGAGGAGAGGATTTTGGCTTGGCATGACATACGATCCCATT aatcagGTTCTACGTTTCCGCAACGGAACTATGATATCGAACAGCGATTTGAAATGGTACGATGCGCATCCACTCAATGGGCAGCGATATTATTCAACCTATACAAACATGTATGTCATGATTGCAGCGGATTTGGAAAGCACAGGTCAATACCTTTTCAACCAAAAAGAACAGAGCAGATACGTTCTGTGTGAAATTTAA
- the LOC144427244 gene encoding uncharacterized protein LOC144427244, which produces MTFIKAFRILCVTIGLVAEKIPDGVCVTKIVNGKVISIGDCKKNDGSDIVKQIQKSLQEKQIEKNCDMTYNSKRFKVVLSVKRNVNFIDAQSFCKGHNYKNVANISKRSLIRDQYTRLFGWTGMRHQNGHLIATSGGNILLPTELWYPDKPYLYSEFTNVFVLVYEDSLKSQGLWNNRPSYTAHGAICEK; this is translated from the exons ATGACCTTCATAAAAGCTTTTCGTATTCTCTGCGTTACTATTGGATTGGTTGCGGAAAAAATACCAG ATGGTGTTTGTGTTACCAAGATTGTCAATGGGAAAGTTATAAGTATTGGAGATTGCAAG AAAAACGATGGATCCG ATATTGTCAAACAAATTCAAAAGAGTCTTCAGGAGAAACAAATTGAAA AGAACTGTGACATGACGTACAATTCAAAACGTTTCAAAGTTGTACTATCGGTAAAACGCAACGTCAATTTTATTGATGCTCAATCATTCTGCAAAGGACATAACTACAAAAACGTGGCAAACATATCAAAACGTTCACTAATACGTGACCAGTACACTCGGCTTTTCGGATGGACAGGGATGAGACATCAG AACGGCCATCTCATAGCTACATCCGGCGGTAATATACTGTTGCCGACAGAACTTTGGTATCCCGACAAGCCGTATTTGTATTCGGAGTTCACAAACGTTTTTGTCTTAGTCTATGAAGACTCACTTAAAAGCCAAGGTTTATGGAATAACCGACCATCCTACACTGCCCATGGTGCCATCTGTGAGAAATAA